The following DNA comes from bacterium.
TTCCTTGTCGCCCTGGATCATGACTTTGCCGGAGAACTTGACGCCGTAATCGACTTCCATTTTCTTGGCCTGCGAGCTGTAATAGCGCAGCCGTTCCTGCAGCGGTTTGATAATGCCGTTTTCGACTACAGCCGGATTGTTGGACATGACGTCGTCCATGGTGGCGACTTTTTCGTGGTTCACCAGAATGATCTGCTTGGACACGATCAAATCCAAGCCGACTTGCGCCGGCTCCTCGATCCGGGAGTTCGGCAGCTTCAAAAACTCCGAAGGTGAAATGAGCTGGCCTTCGGTCGAGAAGGTCTTGAGCAGGAACACGAGAATGATGGTGAACATGTCCATCATCGACGTGAGGTTGAGTTTCACGTCGACGGGCTTCGTGTCATGCTTCTTGATGCGGGAGGGTATGAAAGCCATAAACCATTCTGCTCAAATTGTGGATGCGTCCGCCGGCGGGCTTCCGCCGGCTGATCAAATGAATCTTGACGGTCAAAATCGGAAACTGCACTCTGTTCGGCCACGGCTTGGCCAAGGCTCCACGGTGCTCAAACCGCGGCCACGTCGCGGTTGAACCTGACCGCTCTCGAATGTCAAAACTCATCTGGCGGCGTGAGCGCACGGCGGGCCGGCAGCCATCGTGCCGGCGGCGAAACCGGCCAGGCCCGGGCCTCAGATGATGCCGGCGCTCAGCGATACTTGCGGAAACAGCAGCACCGGCGTGCCGTCGATCCGAATCGACCGGGCGGCGTCCATGGTGCTGACCAGAACTTGATAGCGGATCTTGTTCTCCGCCTGAATCACGATGGATTCGGCGTCGGAAAACCCGTTGCCGGCCTTTTGCTTGATCTCGTAGAGCTTCTGCGACAACGCATCGAAGTTGTACTCGCCGTTGCCGCCGACCGGAATCGTCGGGCCGGTTGCGGTCGAGCCGGTGAGCACGGCTGCAGCGCTGGAGATGTAGAATCCTTGATCGGTAATCGACACCGTGAGATCGAGATTGCGTTGGGTTTCCTTGGGCGCGTTGCTGCTGCCCAGCGTGCCGGCGGCGCCTGCCGCGGGCGGCAGATTCAGCTCGATGATGCCGATCTTGATGAATTGCGCGGAAGACAGCAGCAGCGGAATCATCACCACCATCAGGTTCATGATGGGAGTGAGGTTCAGGTCGGTGCTCTCCTGGCGAATATGCCGGCGCTTCGAGGGTTGAAAAGCCATGGCTCACTTGTTCCCGGTCAGAAGGTTGATCAGCTTCACCGTGTGCTCATCGATTTCGTCGATGATCTTGGCGGTTTTGTTGAACAGGAAAGTGTAGATCAGAATCGAGGGGATGGCGACGGCCAGCCCCATGAGCGTGGTGTTCATCGCGGCGCTGATGCCGGCGGCCAGCATGCGGGCTTTCTCGGCGGCGTCGATGCCGGCGGAGGAAACCGCCTTGAAGGCCAAGATCAAGCCCCAGATCGTGCCCATCAGGCCGAGCAGGGTCGCAACGTTCGCGAGCATGGCGAGAAAACCGGTGCGCTGGTTCAGGCGCGGAATCACTTCCAGCGTGCTTTCATCCACGCTGTTTTGGATGGAACGGAAATCCGTCACTTCCTGCTCCGCCACGCGGCGCAGGCTGGCGCCGACCACTTGCGCCAGGGCCTTCTCGGGCGCGGCATCGCACAGCGCCAGCGCCTTTTTGTATTCACCGGCGCGCACGAGCTTGCGAATCTCCGACATGAACTTGCTGGCATTGATGTTGGCTTTCACCATCAAAAAATAGGCGCGTTCAATTGCGATCGCGATCACAAAGGCGCCGACCACGAGAATGGCATACATATAAAGTGCGCCATCGGCCTCCCAGCGGAACGACTCGATGAAACTATCCATGAACAAAACCTCCTGATAGGTTATCCGTGTTGGGTGAAAAACTCCGTTCTAGGCAAGCAGCGGTTTCCCTTGTGCGCCAAACTGCACAATACCGTCAATCCTTTTTCTTTGCGGGAATCTTCTTGAGACCGTCGACCTTTTCGGGTTTTTCCACTTCGTCATCGGGCAACAACAGCTCCCGCGAAACGGCTCGCAACTCCCGCGCAAAGCTGCGGTCGGGAATCCGCATCTCTTCGAAATCCGGCTTGCTGCGCTTGGGAATGATGTCAACATTGGGCTTCTCGATGACTGCTTCGATCGCGATCGCCTCCAGCTCCAGCTCT
Coding sequences within:
- a CDS encoding biopolymer transporter ExbD is translated as MAFIPSRIKKHDTKPVDVKLNLTSMMDMFTIILVFLLKTFSTEGQLISPSEFLKLPNSRIEEPAQVGLDLIVSKQIILVNHEKVATMDDVMSNNPAVVENGIIKPLQERLRYYSSQAKKMEVDYGVKFSGKVMIQGDKELPYAELVKVMRTCGVSDYPNMRLVVYREGE
- a CDS encoding biopolymer transporter ExbD; this encodes MAFQPSKRRHIRQESTDLNLTPIMNLMVVMIPLLLSSAQFIKIGIIELNLPPAAGAAGTLGSSNAPKETQRNLDLTVSITDQGFYISSAAAVLTGSTATGPTIPVGGNGEYNFDALSQKLYEIKQKAGNGFSDAESIVIQAENKIRYQVLVSTMDAARSIRIDGTPVLLFPQVSLSAGII
- a CDS encoding MotA/TolQ/ExbB proton channel family protein, producing the protein MDSFIESFRWEADGALYMYAILVVGAFVIAIAIERAYFLMVKANINASKFMSEIRKLVRAGEYKKALALCDAAPEKALAQVVGASLRRVAEQEVTDFRSIQNSVDESTLEVIPRLNQRTGFLAMLANVATLLGLMGTIWGLILAFKAVSSAGIDAAEKARMLAAGISAAMNTTLMGLAVAIPSILIYTFLFNKTAKIIDEIDEHTVKLINLLTGNK